The following are encoded together in the Strix uralensis isolate ZFMK-TIS-50842 chromosome 38, bStrUra1, whole genome shotgun sequence genome:
- the LOC141937129 gene encoding uncharacterized protein LOC141937129, whose product MPPLADPESPPLPPCPCRGRSRSRLRRLLPVLAALGAAALGAAAATVALLGVLRDGTPPQAATAAHVLLSAGSLAVPSRPRWRYEEGINGVFLSGDVQMTAGELQVTAGGLYLLYGQFALTCTAPTCPPGTVTLQLRRANSPRPLLTVPLVLPGGAGSDPARSGLAQAVGQLQPGDVLSLNLAGDVAGDGDVAGDGWQLAQDDREGNFVGLLRIAGG is encoded by the exons ATGCCGCCGCTCGCCGACCCCGAgagccccccgctgcccccctgcCCGTGCCGGGGCCGCTCCCGGAgccgcctccgccgcctcctcccggtTCTCGCCGCCCTCGGAGCCGCCGCTctcggggccgccgccgccaccgtcGCGCTCCTGGGGGTGCTCCGGGACGGGACCCCGCCGCAG GCTGCCACGGCCGCCCACGTGCTGCTGAGCGCTG gCTCGTTGGCGGTGCCATCGCGACCCCGTTGGCGCTACGAGGAAGGCATCAACGGCGTCTTCCTCAGCGGTGACGTGCAGATGACAGCCGGCGAGCTGCAGGTGACAGCGGGTGGCCTCTACCTCCTTTACGGCCAATTCGCCCTCACCTGCACGGCACCCACGTGTCCCCCCGGCACCGTCACCCTCCAGCTCCGCCGCGCCAATTCACCGCGCCCGTTGCTCACCGTGCCGCTGGTGCTGCCCGGAGGTGCAGGATCAGACCCGGCACGTTCTGGTTTGGCTCAAGCAGTTGGACAACTCCAGCCCGGGGATGTCCTCAGCCTGAATCTGGCCGGGGATGTGGCCGGGGACGGGGACGTGGCCGGGGACGGGTGGCAGCTGGCACAGGACGACCGGGAGGGCAACTTTGTGGGGCTGCTGCGTATCGCTGGAGGGTGA
- the C3 gene encoding complement C3, whose translation MGAPVLPLFLGLLLLHVTPTHAQMVTMVTPAVLRLETEEQVVLEAPGLTAQAEATLLVQDFPLKRHVLYQIRVPLSPAEGMLATTTIKVSAKALPQAAEKQFVSVSVRVAQVSLEKVLLVSFQSGHIFVQTDKPIYTPGSTVLCRLFALDHLMKPVAKTVIVEVKTPDNVIIKQTSVSSPTKTGIFSLNHNLPSIVSLGTWTIMAKFEDSPEKVFQTNFEVKEYVLPSFEVVLEPEEKFLYIDRNEDFRVSIIARYLYGKHLQGTAFVLFGVMVDDEKKSIPQSLRRVQVIDGNGEAVLPMAMLRQRFANYQELVGHSLYVSVTVITESGSDMVEAQRTGIHIVTSPYTIHFTHTPKYFKPGMPFDLTVYVTNPDESPAPRVTVKADGFQGLVSTQRDGTAKLVLNMPANKNTVPITVRTAQPGLPPDRQASRQMTATAYHSQGGSGNFLHLAVGAIELQPGDNLPVNFHLKSNSNSVRDSVQYFTYLIMSKGRIVRVGRQRHEAGQTLVTMSLPVTAELIPSFRIVAYYFVMPGEIVADSIWVDVKDTCMGTLVVKGATEADNRVHDPGTPMRLRIEGDHNAHVGLVAVDKGVFVLNKNKLTQSKVWDTVEKSDIGCTPGSGKDNVGVFADAGLSLITNMKIATPQRGDVQCPQPAKRKRRSLQLIEYKGNKAAEYTDKVLRKCCEDGMKENPMGHSCEHRTNYIQDGEACVRAFLDCCNYIKGIRDQKQHEFLELARRVGPLRPRSRGMLPPPGEAEDDFLAEEDITSRSLFPESWLWQVEPLTEPPNELGISTKTLPVYLKDSITTWEVLAISLSPTKGLCVADPYEITVMKEFFIDLRLPYSVVRNEQVEIRAVLYNYWLHDITVRVELMHNPAVCSASTPKARYQQIIKLKAQSSWAVPFVIVPLQLGLHDIEVKGAVRGKDVADGVKKKLKVVPEGVRLEKTVKIVELDPKNKGVNGVQEEKVRAANISDIVPNTESDTRVSIQGNPVSIMVEKAIDGDKLKHLIVTPSGCGEQNMIGMTPTVIATHYLDTTLQWESLGVDRRTEAIELITKGYTQELAYRKPDGSFSTFTNSAPSTWLTAYVTKVFSMAIKLINIEPEVICGAVKWLILEKQKPDGIFQEDAPVLHKPMLGGYQGAEPEVSLTAFVLVALLEAREICKNHVNNLDRSISDAADYLSRRYQSLARPYTVALTSYALALAGKLKSEKVLMKFSKEGRSWEERNARTYNIEGTSYALLALLQMEKVELTGPVARWLAQQNYFGDSYGSTQATIMVFQALAQYQAATPRQLELNLDVSVLLPRRASAITYRIENRNALVARSAETKFNEDFTVKAEGTGKGTMTVVTIYNAKIPEKDNKCDSFDLQVQVEDVNAGSQQEGIFRSVKITICTRHLDNVDATMSILDVSMLTGFTPDLQDLKRLTDGVDRYISKFEIDQGQSDRSNLIIYLDKISHKAEECFSFRAHQRFQVGLIQPASVSVYTYYKIDDRCTRFYHPDKDGGKLSKICHGDVCRCAEENCFMRQKHEVPITVDQRIERACEPGVDYVYKVKLVATGETSSHDNYIMTILSVIKMGTDEDPAGSNRTFVSHKQCRDALRLQIGQDYLLWGLASDLWVTGSRFSYLIGKDTWLEAWPSEEVCQEPDLQPLCQDFVEFAEAMTMFGCPS comes from the exons ATGGGGGCTCCGGTGCTGCCCCTCTTCCTcggcctcctgctgctgcacgTGACCCCCACCCATGCCCAAAT GGTGACGATGGTGACACCAGCGGTGCTGCGGCTGGAGACGGAGGAGCAGGTGGTGCTGGAGGCGCCGGGGTTGACTGCCCAGGCCGAGGCCACCCTCCTGGTGCAGGACTTTCCCCTCAAGCGCCACGTGCTCTACCAGATCCGTGTGCCCCTGAGCCCCGCCGAGGGCATGttggccaccaccaccatcaaG GTGTCGGCCAAGGCACTGCCACAGGCAGCGGAGAAGCAGTTTGTTTCGGTGTCGGTGCGAGTGGCCCAGGTGTCCCTGGAGAAGGTCCTGCTGGTGTCATTCCAGAGTGGCCACATTTTCGTGCAGACTGACAAGCCCATCTACACTCCTGGCTCCACTG TGCTCTGCCGCTTATTTGCTCTGGACCACCTCATGAAGCCAGTGGCCAAGACAGTGATCGTGGAGGTCAAG ACGCCTGATAATGTCATCATCAAGCAAACGTCTGTGTCCTCGCCCACGAAGACCGGCATCTTCTCCCTCAACCACAACCTACCCAGCATCGTTAG CCTGGGAACATGGACAATAATGGCCAAATTTGAAGACTCACCAGAAAAGGTCTTCCAAACCAATTTTGAAGTCAAGGAGTATG TGCTTCCAAGCTTTGAGGTGGTCCTGGAGCCGGAGGAGAAGTTCCTCTACATTGACCGGAATGAAGATTTCCGAGTGTCCATCATAGCCAG GTACCTGTACGGGAAGCACCTGCAGGGGACAGCCTTCGTCCTCTTCGGTGTTATGGTGGACGACGAGAAGAAGAGCATCCCCCAGTCACTGCGGCGTGTCCAG GTGATTGACGGGAACGGGGAAGCCGTGCTGCCCATGGCCATGCTGCGGCAGCGATTCGCCAACTACCAGGAGCTGGTGGGACATTCACTCTACGTCTCTGTCACCGTAATCACCGAGTCAG GCAGTGACATGGTGGAGGCACAACGCACTGGCATCCACATCGTGACATCCCCCTACACCATCCACTTCACCCACACCCCCAAGTACTTCAAGCCGGGGATGCCCTTCGATCTGACG GTCTACGTCACTAACCCAGATGAGTCCCCGGCTCCACGTGTCACCGTCAAGGCTGATGGCTTCCAGGGTCTCGTCTCCACCCAGCGTGACGGCACAGCCAAGCTGGTCCTCAACATGCCAGCCAACAAGAACACGGTCCCCATCACT GTGCGGACGgcccagccagggctgccacCCGACCGCCAGGCCTCACGGCAGATGACTGCCACAGCTTACCACAGCCAGGGTGGTTCCGGCAACTTCCTCCACCTGGCCGTGGGGGCCATCGAGCTGCAGCCTGGTGACAACCTTCCCGTGAACTTCCACTTGAAGAGCAACAGCAACTCTGTCCGAGACTCCGTCCAGTACTTCACCTACCTG ATCATGAGCAAGGGACGCATCGTCCGTGTGGGGCGACAGCGGCACGAGGCCGGCCAGACCCTGGTCACCATGTCACTGCCAGTGACGGCTGAGCTCATCCCCTCCTTCCGCATTGTGGCCTACTACTTCGTGATGCCTGGCGAGATTGTTGCCGACTCCATCTGGGTTGATGTCAAGGACACTTGCATGGGCACC CTGGTGGTGAAGGGAGCGACAGAGGCTGACAACCGGGTGCACGATCCGGGGACACCCATGCGACTGCGCATCGAGGGTGACCACAACGCCCACGTGGGGTTGGTGGCCGTGGATAAGGGTGTCTTTGTCCTCAACAAGAACAAGCTCACCCAGTCCAAG GTTTGGGACACAGTGGAGAAGAGTGACATCGGCTGCACCCCGGGCAGCGGGAAGGACAACGTGGGTGTCTTTGCCGATGCTGGCCTCAGCCTGATCACCAACATGAAGATTGCCACGCCACAGCGAGGGG ATGTCCAGTGTCCCCAGCCTGCGAAACGCAAGCGCCGCTCCCTGCAGCTCATCGAGTACAAAGGCAACAAGG CGGCTGAGTACACGGACAAGGTGCTACGCAAGTGCTGTGAGGACGGCATGAAGGAGAACCCCATGGGCCACAGCTGTGAGCATCGGACCAACTACATCCAGGATGGAGAAGCCTGCGTCCGGGCCTTCCTCGACTGCTGCAACTACATCAAGGGCATCCGTGACCAGAAGCAGCATGAGTTCCTTGAGCTGGCTCGAA GGGTTGGGCCCCTGAGGCCACGGTCGAGAGGGATGCTGCCACCCCCAGGCGAGGCGGAAGATGACTTCCTGGCTGAGGAGGACATCACTTCACGGAGCCTCTTCCCGGAGAGCTGGCTGTGGCAGGTGGAGCCGCTGACAGAGCCTCCCAATGAGCTGGG AATCTCCACGAAGACTCTGCCCGTGTACTTGAAGGACTCCATCACCACGTGGGAGGTCCTGGCCATCAGCCTCTCACCGACGAAGG GGCTGTGCGTGGCTGATCCCTATGAGATCACGGTGATGAAGGAGTTCTTCATTGACCTGCGCCTGCCCTACTCCGTGGTGAGGAATGAGCAGGTGGAGATCCGTGCCGTCCTCTACAACTACTGGTTGCACGATATCACG GTACGCGTGGAGCTGATGCACAACCCAGCTGTGTGCAGTGCCTCCACCCCCAAGGCGCGCTACCAGCAGATCATCAAGCTGAAAGCCCAGTCGTCGTGGGCCGTGCCCTTTGTCATCGTGCCCTTACAGCTGGGGCTGCATGACATCGAGGTGAAGGGAGCCGTCCGGGGCAAGGACGTGGCTGATGGTGTCAAGAAGAAGCTCAAAGTTGTG CCCGAAGGGGTGAGGTTGGAGAAGACGGTGAAGATAGTTGAGCTGGACCCGAAGAACAAGGGAGTCA atgGTGTacaggaggagaaggtgagggcaGCAAACATCTCTGATATTGTCCCCAACACCGAGTCGGACACCAGAGTCAGCATCCAAG GCAACCCTGTGTCCATCATGGTGGAGAAAGCCATTGATGGGGACAAGCTGAAGCACCTCATCGTGACGCCATCGGGCTGTGGGGAGCAGAACATGATCGGGATGACACCCACTGTCATTGCCACCCACTACCTGGACACCACCTTGCAGTGGGAAAGCCTCGGTGTTGACCGCCGCACGGAGGCCATCGAATTGATTACAAAGG GTTACACCCAAGAACTTGCTTACCGGAAACCTGATGGCTCGTTTTCGACCTTCACGAACAGTGCACCGAGCACCTG GTTGACAGCCTACGTGACCAAAGTCTTTTCCATGGCCATCAAGCTGATAAACATTGAGCCTGAAGTGATTTGTGGTGCCGTGAAATGGCTCATCTTGGAGAAGCAGAAGCCAGATGGGATTTTCCAAGAAGATGCTCCTGTCCTCCATAAACCGATGTTG GGAGGCTACCAGGGTGCCGAGCCTGAGGTGTCGCTGACAGCCTTTGTCCTCGTCGCGCTGCTGGAGGCCCGGGAGATCTGCAAGAACCACGTCAAC AACTTGGACCGCAGCATCTCCGACGCTGCCGACTACCTTTCCCGGAGGTACCAGTCACTGGCCCGACCCTACACGGTGGCCCTGACCTCCTATGCCTTGGCCCTGGCAGGGAAACTCAAAAGCGAGAAAGTTCTCATGAAGTTTTCCAAAG AGGGCAGAAGTTGGGAGGAACGCAACGCCCGTACCTACAACATCGAGGGGACATCCTACGCGTTGCTGGCCTTGCTGCAAATGGAGAAAGTGGAGCTGACAGGGCCAGTGGCCCGCTGGCTTGCCCAGCAGAACTACTTTGGTGATAGCTACGGATCTACTCAG GCCACCATCATGGTATTCCAAGCATTGGCCCAGTACCAGGCAGCAACTCCACGGCAGCTCGAGCTCAACCTTGACGTGTCGGTGCTGCTGCCGCGCCGGGCCAGTGCCATCACCTACCGCATCGAGAACCGCAACGCCCTGGTGGCACGTTCCGCCGAG ACTAAGTTCAACGAGGACTTCACAGTGAAAGCTGAGGGCACGGGCAAGGGGACGATGACGGTGGTGACCATCTACAATGCCAAGATCCCCGAGAAGGACAACAAGTGTGACAGTTTTGACCTGCAGGTGCAGGTGGAGGATGTGAACGCAG GCAGTCAACAGGAGGGCATCTTTCGCTCCGTCAAGATCACCATCTGCACCAG GCACCTGGACAACGTGGATGCCACCATGTCCATCCTTGATGTCTCCATGCTCACGGGCTTCACGCCTGACCTCCAGGACCTGAAGAGG ctCACGGATGGGGTGGACAGGTACATCTCCAAGTTTGAGATCGACCAAGGACAGTCGGACCGCAGCAACCTCATCATCTACCTCGACaag atCTCGCACAAGGCCGAGGAGTGTTTCTCCTTCAGGGCCCACCAGCGGTTCCAGGTGGGCTTGATCCAGCCGGCGTCAGTCAGTGTCTACACCTACTACAAGATCG ATGACCGCTGCACCCGTTTCTACCATCCGGACAAGGACGGTGGGAAACTGAGCAAGATCTGCCATGGGGACGTGTGCCGCTGTGCCGAag AAAACTGCTTCATGCGGCAAAAGCACGAAGTCCCGATCACCGTTGACCAACGCATTGAGCGCGCCTGCGAGCCGGGAGTTGACTACG TGTACAAGGTGAAGCTGGTGGCAACAGGGGAGACGTCGTCCCATGACAACTACATCATGACCATCCTCTCTGTCATCAAGATGG GCACCGACGAGGACCCAGCAGGAAGCAACCGCACCTTCGTGAGCCACAAGCAGTGCCGAGACGCTCTGAGGCTCCAGATCGGCCAGGACTACCTGCTCTGGGGGTTGGCTAGTGACTTGTGGGTCACCGGCAGCCG CTTCTCCTACCTCATCGGCAAGGACACGTGGCTGGAGGCGTGGCCCTCGGAGGAGGTATGTCAAGAGCCCGACCTTCAACCCCTCTGCCAGGACTTCGTTGAGTTCGCCGAGGCCATGACCATGTTTGGGTGCCCATCCTAA
- the LOC141937227 gene encoding tumor necrosis factor ligand superfamily member 14-like, which yields MGDGVFALAGPWPPVPPPGAPMGAASPPIPAWRRRVRGRAWGQWVLGTLVALALVAVAVQGWVLAGVRGELQRVTAQLQASGDQQLSEKVLQDPPPTKKPAAHLIADADVSSQPNGSLRWEPAKSWAFIRGLGYHGGSLVCHQPGLYFVYSKVQLGAPGCSAQAATLHGIHKRTPRYPGVLDLLVNKVVYCHQARGVPWARHSFLGGLVHLETGDEVFTRVQAPELVRVVDGTRSYFGMFMV from the exons ATGGGGGACGGCGTCTTCGCCCTGGCGGGGCCCTGGCCACCagtgcccccccccggggcacccatgggtgctgcctcCCCCCCCATCCCGGCGTGGAGGCGACGGGTGCGGGGACGAGCTTGGGGACAGTGGGTGTTGGGGACACTGGTGGCCCTGGCACTGGTGGCGGTGGcagtgcagggctgggtgctggcgGGGGTCCGGGGGGAGCTGCAGAGGGTGACGGCGCAGCTGCAG GCCAGTGGGGACCAGCAGCTGTCGGAGAAGGTGCTGCAAG ATCCGCCCCCAACTAAGAAACCAGCGGCTCATCTCATAG ctgacGCCGACGTCTCATCGCAACCCAACGGGTCCCTTCGGTGGGAACCGGCCAAGTCGTGGGCCTTCATCCGGGGCCTGGGCTACCACGGCGGCTCCCTCGTTTGCCACCAGCCCGGCCTCTACTTCGTTTACTCCAAGGTGCAGCTGGGCGCTCCGGGGTGCTCGGCACAGGCCGCCACCCTCCACGGCATCCACAAACGAACCCCCCGTTATCCCGGTGTCCTCGACCTTCTGGTGAATAAGGTGGTTTATTGTCACCAGGCTCGGGGGGTCCCCTGGGCCCGACACAGTTTTTTGGGGGGACTCGTGCACCTCGAAACGGGCGACGAGGTTTTCACCCGCGTGCAGGCACCCGAGCTGGTGCGGGTGGTGGATGGCACCCGCTCTTATTTTGGGATGTTTATGGTGTGA